DNA from Bacteroidales bacterium:
TGAAAAGTAAAAAATCTTATACGGCAAAATTCCTGAAAGATAAACTCCTTTAAGATTGTTTTTAGAAAGAGCAGTTGGAGCACCACTCATAGTGGTACTCCGACTTACCAACAATTTTAAAAACCGGCAAAAAATGTTACCGGTTTTAAAAATCATAAATATAAAATTTTTTTTATTGTGCATATAATACTATTCAGCAATTTTTGGATACTTGTAAGTTGAGCAATAAGATACTTTGCTGAAGGATAATTCTTCGATTTTATGCACAATTGAAGCCAATAATTGGTTTCGTAGGCTTCTTTTGCCGCGATCTTTAATTTATGAGTAAAATCATCATTACTTTCTGCATTTTGAGCTTCATTAATATTCGCCCAAATGGAAGTGCCTGATTTTAGTAATTGGCGTGCAATTTCATATTTCTTTTTTTATTCAAGAGTTTCGCAATATTCAATAATTCTGAGTGCTAACTCAAAACTCAATTCTAAAATTTCATTTTTCTTTTCTATAATCATAATATCAATACTTCCGTTAATCGTCACATCAGCTAATTATCACATCAATACATCCATTAATTTTTGATGATTTTAAAAACTTTAATTTCCTTACTTTCTTCGGTAACTTTCAGAAAATAAACTGCTACAGGCAGGTGCCCGATAGAAATTTTTGTCTCCGTATCACTAATGCTTTTAAGCTCCAGCAACTTCCCATTAATATCAAACAACTGGCAATTTAATTTTTCCAAGTTATAATTTTCAACTTTCAGCGTCAGATGGTCACTGGCAGGGTTCGGGTAAGCCGTACAAATCAGGTTAATTTCACCAGCTTCTTCAATTTGTGTAATGATGGAAATCTCATACGGTTGCTGTACACCCTGAGCTACGGAGCCATTAGCTCCGCTATTTGTGGTATATACAATCTGCCCTATGGTGTAACTCGCAGAACCTCCCGCTCCGCTGGCATTACCGCCGGCACTTACCGTATTATTCTGGGCACAAAGCTCTGTAAAGCCGAATAATAAAGCAATACAAATGAATGTAATTTTTTTTCTTATTTTCATAAAATTGAGTTAATAAAATACCGTTAATAAATTTTGCATAAATATATTAAATATTTCAGCTAATTGCAATAAAAATTTCAAATTAAATATGACCAGCAAAAATGTTTAGTAAAGGCGAAATGGTGAGGAAAAAACTATTCTGCGTAAAGGTCATACACATCAGCACGGGTAATTTTCACAGTATAGAAACTACCGGCCTTCATTTGTGCTTTGGCAAGAGGTATCAAAACTTCGTTGTCAATCTCCGGCGAATCATATTCAGT
Protein-coding regions in this window:
- a CDS encoding four helix bundle protein, whose amino-acid sequence is MNEAQNAESNDDFTHKLKIAAKEAYETNYWLQLCIKSKNYPSAKYLIAQLTSIQKLLNSIICTIKKILYL
- a CDS encoding T9SS type A sorting domain-containing protein, producing the protein MKIRKKITFICIALLFGFTELCAQNNTVSAGGNASGAGGSASYTIGQIVYTTNSGANGSVAQGVQQPYEISIITQIEEAGEINLICTAYPNPASDHLTLKVENYNLEKLNCQLFDINGKLLELKSISDTETKISIGHLPVAVYFLKVTEESKEIKVFKIIKN